The Toxotes jaculatrix isolate fToxJac2 chromosome 21, fToxJac2.pri, whole genome shotgun sequence genome includes a region encoding these proteins:
- the LOC121201392 gene encoding neurexophilin-1-like: MRVDGSSDRILCNMEMLASHCFVWILLKGTFCLLVLGQHHHGNFTFDKRSSPELNRDQEPSSQKNQAIQTRSLIQNTKLPIGPFIPLSKQGLWEILGGNSQSHSNPSLKIKLRPIMKVHGTSKFARTFSWGDFYSNIKTVKLNLLIMGKIVDHGNGSLGVYFRHNSTGVGNVSVSLVPPMKEVEFDLERQSVVNPKDSKTFNCRVDYEKTERNKKVILCNYDPSKTCAQEQTQSHVTWMCSKPFQVICIYVSFYSTDYRLVQKVCPDYSYQNPAAYLPTG; this comes from the exons ATGAGAGTGGATGGATCTTCTGACAGGATTTTATGCAATATGGAGATGCTCGCCAGTCACTGCTTTGTATGGATACTTCTGAAAGGAACCTTTTGTTTG TTGGTTCTTGGGCAACATCATCATGGCAATTTCACCTTCGACAAGAGATCATCACCTGAACTCAACAGAGACCAAGAGCCTTCTTCACAGAAGAACCAGGCAATTCAAACTAGGAGTCTGATTCAAAACACCAAACTACCCATCGGTCCCTTCATCCCTCTTTCAAAGCAGGGACTTTGGGAAATACTTGGAGGGAACTCCCAATCACACTCCAACCCGTCATTAAAGATCAAGCTTCGGCCCATCATGAAAGTTCATGGAACTTCTAAATTCGCCAGGACGTTCAGTTGGGGAGACTTTTACTCAAATATCAAGACAGTCAAACTGAATTTGCTGATAATGGGTAAGATCGTGGATCACGGGAACGGCTCTCTTGGTGTCTACTTCCGCCACAACTCCACCGGAGTGGGCAACGTCTCCGTCAGCCTTGTCCCACCAATGAAAGAGGTGGAGTTTGACTTGGAGCGCCAGAGTGTGGTCAACCCCAAAGACTCGAAGACATTCAACTGCAGGGTGGACTATGAGAAAACTGAGCGCAACAAGAAGGTGATTTTGTGTAACTACGACCCATCAAAGACGTGTGCTCAGGAGCAGACTCAGAGCCACGTCACCTGGATGTGTTCCAAACCTTTCCAGGTCATCTGCATCTACGTTTCCTTCTATAGCACAGACTATAGGCTGGTTCAGAAAGTCTGTCCGGACTACAGCTACCAGAATCCAGCTGCCTACCTGCCCACGGGTTAG